CCTCAGATGCAAAGGAGAGGGATGGAATATCAGCGAACTTATTACTGTTGTCATTATCTTGGGCTTTTTGGCGTGAAGACGGTCATTTTTCGGTTTTTTTCTTGTGTTAGTCAGAACGAAGACAGGCGTTACTGTTTTGGACTCGTTGGACGAGAAATCTTCCATCAAATTGTCTTCCTGTTAACATTATCTAATTTATGGGCAAGGTCATTCTTAGTCATACTCATGCAAAAGCGCCTATtttcactcactgtcacttttATCCAAAAATTATGGTACAGTACGTGGTATTTAGACTGTTACGTTCTAAGAGACAAGCAACCCACAACTTAAGATTACTGTCAACTCTACTAGATCACATATGGAACAAATTGATCAGAAGACTCGTCCACTTCGCATTTGCCATTCCAAACGATTACGACCTCCGACACTTGGGAAATATAACAACTCATAATTTCAGGGCTTCTGTGCAGGTCCTAAGCTGAAAAGGCATAGAAACTTGTATTTTGCTTTGTCAAGGAATTCTGCTTTAATCGTTTTTTGGCAAGCAATACATATGTGTTGGCATTTATAAAGTCAGCTTTGCATTCATTCATGGATACTGCATATTAAACACCTGAATGcaacaatttccaaatgcACCATTAATGGGAATAGACAAATGGGACTGCCTGTTTAGTTTGCATTAGAAAGTCCCTAATACATGCAACGCATTTGTTTTGATagtctttttgccatccCTATCAACCAACTGTGgtcaccaaacaaaaaagtcATTTCAATTGCATCATCAAATAAATCTAGTTTTCTTGTTTCTATGTCAACATTAAGTATCTCCTGGCGTCTGAAGGCAGCAtgaggtgatcaagacttgtctggctcCTAACATAGGAGATATGGTGGGCACATCTATTACAGTTGTCATGCTTCTGTGCATGACAATGGTGAAGTCCCTAAACAGTCACATGATTTTTGTGAATGCTTAACTGGGGCAACACCTGTCCAAAGCCAGCTgtgttggaattgttggGCAAACGCACCACAACCCAAATACTGTGTGCCCTTATGCAAGCCAATACTCAAAACTCTCTTTTCTTGACATTCTTCAAGCATGAGGTCCATACCTCCCTACCAATTGGACTGGTCCTAGGTAGTCCTTCTTGACACTGGAGAACAAGGAGGATATGAACTTTGCTTACAGGAATAATCAAGCACTCACAGAGGTGTAGCATTAACAACAGCAAGGTCTGGCATCAGTTGTCAAAGGACCTCAAAAATTTTGCAGTCTATTGATTGATTCTACCACAGGCTTCTTATGAAACTCCTGTTTATCAATTTTACTGACTACATAGAAGGTACCTCTTACCATTTTGGGAACAACCCAGTTGCAATAGCACCCAGAGTGAATGTGTATTACATTGACAACTGTACATGCAGAAGAACTGGGTAAGTTGTCAACTGCAAAGTTGGTTTTGAGTACCGCATTGCGCAATTGCGCGCATGCCTTGAGTcatgacacccaaggcaagttggccaaaactaattgtgtgtgtttggtcacagattgcaacaatgattgttttggattggtgactggacagttgaatgtccaaatacatcatgtgactgttttgggtcttGACCGTTACCATGCTTGGAAGCGTGGTTACTATGACAAACTTGCCCACAGTAGCGTGTACAATACCGTGagattgatgaaaatggtccacGGTAGTGCTTAAGACAGTGGAACTGGACCACGGTGGTTTTGGCACCATGGAACTTCATGAAACTGAATAGATTTTgctttagtttagagcttaTAAATCTTtacaacaattgtgtgaaaaccatttttgttagtttgtctctctttgttagaagccagacaagtcttgatcaccttgtgctgtcttcagaagccaggagatacttgactttgacagattaacagtcttggattgctaatcactttgctcccgtttgtTTGGGAATTGTCTGGTTCTGTGACAGAACGGCAATAAGACAATCCGTTGGGTAAGAcctgttgttgttttcggtctGCTGACAAGTTGATCAAATAAATTGTTATCTTGattgtccttggtgcacaaGATACTGCATTTTTgtcttgtttgtccttggtgcacaaGATATTGTTGTGTGAATGACCCGACAGTTGCATTTGAGAATCATTCCTGCTTTGAACATGGACCCGCTTGAGCATGTCCTTGTTAACCTTTTGGGTGCCACGTTATTGGACTTGCCCTATTGTTGTTTCTTTGCGGAGTACGGAATTACTCAGGCTAGTGAGTTGACTGCTATCAATGAGACGCGCCTTGCAACCATTTCATTTGGTGTTGTGACACCAGTTGCTGGAGATGGTACATCCACTACTGTTCGTACTTTCCTTCTGCCTGCCCAGCAGGGTTGGATCACAAAGATCATCACTTGGTTCCTTGCCCAAGGACCCAATGTTACAAATGCTACCTGGTTTGTGTTGACACCAGCTATGCTTGAATACTAGCAACCAGCATTGGTCCCTGTTGCATCAGCTGCCCCGGCTACATCTGTTGTTGCCTCTGTTGCTAGGAGTACTCTGGAAAAGAGTTCTGCTGCAAAGTTTCGAAAAACCATTAAGAATCACTCTGTTGCATACCCTTTGTTCAATGAAGACCATCTCTGGGTGACTTGGAGTACAAATATTTGTATCAAGCTCCGCATTCATGGTGTCCAGCTTGTTCTTGATCATGATTATGTTCCTCAGACTGATGAGGAAGTGGAGACCTTTTTGGAGATGCAAAATTTTGTCTTTGGTATATTCAGTGATACCCTGTTGACCTCTCATGCACGCGGTATTCTACACATTGATGACTTGGATGCTCAAGCTGTGACCTGGTTGCATCACATGGCAAGGATATTAATGCGCAAATTATGGCTATGTCTATTGAGACAAAGTTGACCCTGTACTCACTTGCAACTTCAAGAGCCAAAACCTGTGTTGCTTTTCTCACAACTTGGTGTAACGTCATCTATGACTTGGAGCACATTACTGACTTTCAACTCCCTGATCATCAGAAAATTGTCTGTCTTAAGTCTGCTGTCCGTTTGCATCCGCAATTGAAATTGTTCCTTGGCAATGTCCAGCTTTACTCTTGTACCCATGTGGGGAAGAGTGCCAATGATTCTGACTTT
The sequence above is a segment of the Phaeodactylum tricornutum CCAP 1055/1 chromosome 10, whole genome shotgun sequence genome. Coding sequences within it:
- a CDS encoding predicted protein; its protein translation is MDPLEHVLVNLLGATLLDLPYCCFFAEYGITQATLVPVASAAPATSVVASVARSTLEKSSAAKFRKTIKNHSVAYPLFNEDHLWVTWSTNICIKLRIHGVQLVLDHDYVPQTDEEVETFLEMQNFVFGIFSDTLLTSHARGILHIDDLDAQADINAQIMAMSIETKLTLYSLATSRAKTCVAFLTTWCNVIYDLEHITDFQLPDHQKIVCLKSAVRLHPQLKLFLGNVQLYSCTHVGKSANDSDFEYIYDLMLEHATDIDHTDLEDGKTPESQGTVALNDWDAPSVDEEDALSADEKVSFLLWIHSMP